In Oncorhynchus nerka isolate Pitt River linkage group LG26, Oner_Uvic_2.0, whole genome shotgun sequence, one DNA window encodes the following:
- the LOC115110238 gene encoding plexin domain-containing protein 1-like: protein MCLSVLLLIFLSQAELGRVWAQQQTAMRYHVNGQQHDERPSHRTPREPWLGDARVAREVLGGGLTIDTLPDNMTHLVEDAGRYYSWRSFGPDDPRTDELWVDLNDLGHGQVRMHGILSNTHRQAAKVALSFDFPFYGHYLRQITIATGGFIFMGAVTHRMLTATQYIAPLMANFDPSFSKESTVQYLDNGEVFVVQWERVRLHGREAEGAYTFQAALHLTGTITFSYRDIPLPVEVISSAEHQVKAGLSDAFMVNLPSPQSSDAQRRLYEYHRVDIDTTKITNNSAFEFTALPTCLQHDSCELCLSSNLTSGCTWCNVLQRCSDGMDRHRQEWLDYACSEEAKDVTCEDYSKGGPDSSIDPSVPSDSEVTTPLGPLPEGPSTENNTKRVILYNGKDVKTGPPRQHDGSAHTGVIAGVVAALVLLLALTLLALYINSHPSAASPLYILQRRNSYSMKFRKQRFHSNYVEVEVEVEGHEKEGIMEAGQC, encoded by the exons CGATGCGGTATCATGTGAATGGACAGCAGCATGATGAGAGGCCATCACACAGGACCCCCAGAGAACCGTGGCTGGGTGACGCCAGGGTGGCCAGGGAAGTACTGGGAGGAGGACTGACCATCGACACCCTACCAGACAACATGACACACTTAGTG GAGGACGCTGGTAGGTATTACTCATGGCGTAGTTTTGGTCCCGATGACCCGCGCACAGATGAACTCTGGGTAGATCTAAACGACCTAGGACATGGCCAAGTCAGAATGCATGGCATTTTGTccaatacacacagacaggcTGCG AAGGTTGCCCTCTCATTTGACTTCCCCTTCTATGGACATTATTTGAGGCAGATTACCATAGCAACAGGAG GGTTTATTTTCATGGGAGCGGTCACACACCGCATGCTGACAGCAACACAGTACATCGCTCCACTCATGGCCAACTTTGACCCCAGCTTCTCTAAGGAGTCTACTGTGCAGTACCTGGACAATG GTGAGGTGTTTGTGGTGCAGTGGGAGCGGGTGAGACTCcatgggagggaggcagagggggcaTACACCTTCCAGGCTGCCCTGCACCTCACAGGGACCATCACCTTCAGCTACAGAGAT aTACCTTTGCCAGTGGAGGTGATAAGTTCTGCTGAGCACCAAGTGAAGGCAGGGTTGTCAGATGCATTCATGGTGAACCTGCCTTCCCCTCAATCCTCAG ATGCCCAACGTCGGCTCTACGAGTACCATCGGGTGGACATCGATACAACTAAGATCACCAACAACTCTGCCTTTGAGTTCACTGCATTGCCTA ccTGTCTGCAGCATGACAGCTGTGAACTCTGCCTCTCGTCCAACCTAACCTCTGGCTGTACCTGGTGCAACGTCCTCCAGAG GTGCTCAGACGGAATGGACAGACACAGGCAGGAGTGGCTGGACTACGCCTGTTCAGAAGAG GCAAAAGATGTCACCTGTGAGGATTATTCCAAGGGGGGACCAGACAGCTCTATTGACCCTTCAGTTCCCTCAGACTCTGAGGTCACCACACCCCTGGGGCCCCTACCAGAAGGCCCTTCCACAGAGA ATAACACCAAACGTGTGATTCTATACAATGGTAAAG ACGTGAAGACAGGCCCTCCGAGACAACACGACGGGTCAGCTCACACGGGAGTTATAGCAGGTGTAGTAGCTGCATTGGTGCTACTGCTGGCTCTGACACTGCTGGCTCTTTACATCAACTCTCATCCTTCTGCTGCCTCACCACTCTACATCCTACAG CGACGCAACAGCTACTCCATGAAGTTCAGGAAGCAGCGATTCCACTCCAACTacgtagaggtagaggtggaggtcgAAGGTCACGAGAAGGAGGGGATCATGGAAGCTGGACAGTGCTGA